One genomic window of Anabaena sphaerica FACHB-251 includes the following:
- a CDS encoding indolepyruvate ferredoxin oxidoreductase subunit alpha, protein MPHTIVTEVCEGVADCVAACPVACIHDGPGKNVKGTDWYWIDFATCIDCGICLQVCPVEGAILPEERPELQKIAD, encoded by the coding sequence ATGCCACATACAATTGTGACAGAAGTTTGTGAAGGCGTTGCTGACTGCGTAGCAGCTTGTCCTGTAGCTTGCATTCATGACGGTCCAGGCAAAAACGTCAAAGGAACCGATTGGTACTGGATTGACTTTGCTACCTGTATTGACTGTGGCATCTGTTTACAAGTTTGCCCAGTAGAAGGGGCTATTTTGCCAGAAGAACGCCCTGAATTGCAAAAAATAGCAGATTAG
- the moeB gene encoding molybdopterin-synthase adenylyltransferase MoeB: protein MLNPNLDEIQLTKDDYERYSRHLILPEVGLEGQKRLKAASVLCIGTGGLGSPLLLYLAAAGIGRIGIVDFDVVDTSNLQRQVIHGTSWVGKPKIESAKNRIHEINPHCQVDLYETRISSENALDIIRPYDIVVDGTDNFPTRYLVNDACVLLDKPNVYGSIFRFEGQATVFNYEGGPNYRDLYPEPPPPGMVPSCAEGGVLGILPGIIGVIQATETVKIIIGQGNTLSGRLMLYNALDMKFRELKLRPNPIRPVIEKLIDYEEFCGIPQAKAEEAKQQMEVQEMTVKELKALLDSDAKDFVLLDVRNPHEYEIAKIPGSVLVPLPDIENGDGVAQVKELLNGHRLIAHCKMGGRSAKALAILKEAGIVGTNVKGGINAWSQEVDPSVPQY from the coding sequence ATGCTAAATCCCAATCTGGATGAAATCCAGTTGACCAAAGACGACTATGAACGCTACTCCCGCCACTTGATTTTGCCAGAAGTGGGACTAGAGGGGCAAAAACGCCTCAAAGCTGCCAGTGTATTGTGTATCGGTACAGGTGGACTGGGTTCACCATTGCTGTTATATTTAGCAGCAGCAGGTATTGGCCGCATCGGTATTGTTGATTTTGATGTTGTTGATACCTCAAATTTACAACGTCAGGTTATTCATGGGACATCCTGGGTAGGTAAACCCAAGATAGAATCCGCAAAAAACCGTATTCACGAAATTAACCCCCATTGTCAGGTTGATTTATACGAAACTCGGATAAGTTCCGAAAACGCCTTAGATATCATTCGTCCTTACGATATCGTTGTGGATGGAACTGATAACTTCCCCACTCGGTATTTAGTTAACGACGCTTGCGTATTGTTAGACAAACCCAACGTTTACGGTTCTATCTTCCGTTTTGAAGGACAAGCAACCGTATTTAACTACGAAGGTGGTCCTAACTATCGTGACTTGTATCCCGAACCACCACCACCAGGAATGGTTCCTTCTTGTGCAGAAGGTGGTGTACTGGGTATTTTACCGGGAATTATTGGCGTTATCCAAGCGACGGAAACAGTCAAAATTATTATTGGCCAAGGTAATACCCTCAGTGGTAGATTGATGCTTTACAACGCTTTGGATATGAAATTCCGGGAGTTGAAACTGCGTCCTAACCCCATCCGTCCAGTCATCGAAAAACTGATTGACTACGAAGAATTCTGTGGTATTCCCCAAGCAAAAGCAGAAGAAGCGAAACAGCAGATGGAAGTTCAAGAAATGACAGTTAAGGAATTGAAAGCATTACTGGATAGTGATGCCAAAGATTTTGTACTGCTGGATGTACGCAACCCCCATGAGTATGAAATTGCCAAAATTCCCGGTTCTGTATTAGTACCTTTACCAGATATTGAAAATGGTGACGGTGTTGCTCAGGTGAAGGAATTACTCAACGGACACCGCTTGATTGCTCATTGTAAGATGGGCGGACGTTCTGCCAAAGCTCTTGCTATCCTCAAGGAAGCGGGTATTGTGGGAACAAATGTCAAAGGTGGGATTAATGCTTGGAGTCAAGAAGTAGATCCTTCTGTTCCTCAGTATTAA
- a CDS encoding carbonic anhydrase, with the protein MSRINGFVGRRNFLKFAGLTTFSIGGITACNGIITNRETITIPENNPNPNPVSANEAQRRLVEGNRRFYNQNPQNPNQSKRRLQSVAKTQYPYAAILGCADSRVPPEMVFDQGLGDLFVVRVAGNIASDEAIGSLEYSTAALGTQLIVVLGHKRCGAVSAAMKNEAVSGKIATVVDGIKPTLDQNQDRTSDINDDENAVITNIQFQTEKLLRNSAVLAKLIRAGRLKIVGAFYDIDTGKVRFLN; encoded by the coding sequence ATGAGTAGAATTAACGGTTTTGTAGGTCGTCGTAACTTCTTAAAATTCGCAGGTTTAACCACCTTTAGTATTGGTGGTATTACTGCCTGTAATGGCATAATTACGAATCGAGAAACAATCACAATTCCTGAAAATAATCCTAATCCTAACCCAGTTAGTGCAAATGAAGCCCAAAGAAGATTAGTAGAGGGAAATAGAAGATTTTATAATCAAAATCCTCAAAATCCCAATCAATCAAAAAGACGGTTACAATCTGTTGCTAAAACACAGTATCCTTATGCAGCAATATTAGGATGTGCTGATTCTCGTGTACCACCAGAGATGGTTTTTGATCAAGGACTTGGGGATTTATTTGTTGTGCGTGTAGCCGGTAATATTGCTAGTGATGAAGCTATAGGCAGTTTAGAATATTCTACCGCTGCTTTGGGTACACAACTAATTGTAGTTTTGGGTCATAAAAGATGTGGTGCAGTTTCAGCAGCTATGAAAAATGAAGCAGTTTCGGGAAAAATTGCTACTGTTGTTGATGGCATTAAACCGACTTTAGATCAAAATCAAGACAGAACAAGTGATATTAATGATGATGAAAATGCTGTCATTACCAACATTCAATTCCAAACTGAAAAATTGTTGAGAAATTCAGCAGTTTTAGCTAAATTAATCCGCGCAGGTAGATTGAAAATTGTTGGCGCTTTTTACGATATTGACACTGGTAAAGTTAGATTTTTAAATTGA
- a CDS encoding Mov34/MPN/PAD-1 family protein → MNLQFNTNHLQIIKNHAQKTYPDECCGLILGYISSESKTVVEVIPTENVWNTEAANFTEDQEGYISTRRYAIAPQVLLQTQREARNRNLNIIGIYHSHPDYPAIPSECDRLYAWPEYSYVIVSVQNGKACELQSWSLDDNHQFQSETIERINLATLS, encoded by the coding sequence ATGAATCTCCAATTTAATACAAATCATCTCCAAATTATCAAAAACCACGCCCAAAAAACCTACCCAGACGAATGCTGTGGGCTAATACTGGGCTATATAAGTAGTGAATCTAAAACTGTAGTAGAAGTCATACCTACAGAAAATGTGTGGAATACAGAAGCAGCTAATTTTACAGAAGACCAGGAAGGATATATTAGCACACGGAGATATGCGATCGCGCCCCAAGTCCTATTACAAACGCAGAGAGAAGCCAGAAACCGCAATCTGAATATCATTGGTATTTATCACTCCCATCCCGATTATCCCGCTATACCTTCAGAATGCGATCGCCTATATGCTTGGCCAGAATACTCTTATGTGATAGTATCCGTGCAAAATGGTAAAGCTTGTGAACTGCAAAGCTGGAGTCTTGACGACAACCACCAATTTCAATCGGAAACCATTGAACGTATAAATTTAGCAACTTTAAGTTAA
- a CDS encoding ABC transporter ATP-binding protein — protein MTNNYLLEVENVHAGYIKDVDILQGINFRVAVGELVTVIGPNGAGKSTLAKTIFGLLTPHTGTITFKGENITGLKSNQIVERGMCYVPQIANVFPSLTIEENLEMGAFVRNVTLKPLKDKIFTMFPRLSDRRRQRAGTLSGGERQMLAMGKALMLEPSLLLLDEPSAALSPILVTQVFEQIKQINQAGTAIVLVEQNARKALEMADTGYVLESGRDAMSGPGRQLLNDPKVGELYLGAGKRH, from the coding sequence ATGACCAATAACTATTTATTAGAAGTTGAAAATGTCCATGCTGGATATATTAAAGATGTAGATATCTTGCAGGGTATAAATTTCCGAGTTGCAGTAGGAGAATTAGTGACTGTAATTGGTCCTAACGGTGCTGGTAAATCTACTTTAGCAAAAACAATTTTTGGACTTTTGACACCCCACACAGGTACTATTACTTTTAAAGGGGAAAATATTACAGGTTTAAAATCAAATCAAATTGTGGAGAGAGGAATGTGTTATGTTCCCCAAATAGCTAACGTTTTCCCTTCGTTAACAATAGAAGAAAATTTAGAAATGGGGGCGTTTGTGCGGAATGTTACCCTCAAACCCTTGAAAGATAAGATATTTACCATGTTTCCGAGATTGAGCGATCGCCGTCGTCAACGTGCTGGTACACTATCTGGTGGAGAACGTCAAATGTTAGCCATGGGTAAAGCTTTGATGTTAGAACCAAGTCTACTACTTTTAGATGAACCTTCTGCGGCTTTATCTCCTATTTTGGTAACGCAAGTATTTGAACAAATTAAACAAATTAATCAAGCGGGTACTGCTATTGTTTTAGTAGAACAAAATGCCCGGAAAGCTTTGGAAATGGCTGATACAGGTTACGTTTTAGAATCGGGACGTGATGCGATGTCTGGACCTGGTAGACAATTATTAAATGATCCCAAGGTGGGAGAATTATATTTAGGTGCAGGAAAAAGACATTAA